In Notamacropus eugenii isolate mMacEug1 chromosome 1, mMacEug1.pri_v2, whole genome shotgun sequence, one genomic interval encodes:
- the LOC140510130 gene encoding tubulin polyglutamylase TTLL13-like isoform X1: protein MATASAAAAAAALRACGGAAAAGVSVLEPTSMENAVCKTSESEEEYGEEEESEEESPRRGAAGASQQAGAEAGGNGAPSAAAKALQKTAAPSEPEDSDVGKKKRRRKRRLLTINLTNCKYESVRRAAQLCGLKEVGEDEEWTVYWTDCSVSLERVMDMKRFQKINHFPGMTEICRKDLLARNLNRMHKLYPSEYNIFPRTWCLPADYGDFQNHGRQRKTRTYICKPDSGCQGRGIFITRNPREIKPGEHMICQQYISKPFLIDGFKFDMRIYVLITSCDPLRVFMYEEGLARFATMPYMEPSISNLDDVCMHLTNYAINKHNENFVRDETVGSKRKLSTLNTWLRDHSYEPRELWGDIEDIIIKTIISAHSVLRHNYRTCFPQYLGSGTCACFEILGFDILLDHKLKPWLLEVNHSPSFTTDSCLDREVKDALLGDAMNLINLRGCDKKKVLEEDKRRVKERLFQCHQQPRESRREQMESSNAAMLDQEKYENSHLGGYRRIYPGPDTEKYAPFFKHNGSLFQETAASKAREECARQQLEEIRLKQEQLEATGNKRRKENKDVNQGESAGEKNRSRVGPKGLPTRLSYIRSRNQEKQLPAVQVDTMQPQEIVEEEELERMKSLLQRENLIRSLGIVDQLTRMLHPTQRSQNKFPTNRARFHQDGLGNREVQSVNLVPLSLLREGSVPELGPNFIQPVRTHTFIPNILGPLSNMRTTIPHPSQCQLQPKNLNWLGTSSSGSGSCSLTMKKSGRRYFSSVRGKHDSQSQANRRLDAMNRALAGSVPPSLTPRQGYLLHPERDASDSWAGCSLPSMTESRHRATTRELTLCPASAPLLRHSNPLSLLNIGHHR from the exons ATGGCGACAGCatcggcggcggcggcggcggcggcgctgCGAGCCTGTGGaggcgccgccgccgccggggtCTCGGTGCTAG AACCTACGAGCATGGAGAATGCTGTCTGCAAGACCAGCGAGTCGGAGGAGGAGTACGGCGAGGAGGAGGAGTCGGAGGAGGAGAGCCCCCGCAGGGGCGCGGCCGGCGCCTCGCAGCAGGCCGGCGCCGAGGCGGGGGGGAACGGGGCCCCGTCCGCCGCGGCCAAGGCGCTTCAGAAGACAGCGGCCCCCTCCGAGCCGGAGGACTCGGACGTGGGGAAGAAGAAGAGGCGGCGGAAACGGAG GCTCTTGACTATCAACCTGACCAATTGCAAGTATGAGAGCG TTCGACGAGCAGCTCAACTCTGTGGCCTGAAAGAGGTGGGGGAGGATGAGGAATGGACAGTGTACTGGACTGACTGTTCTGTCTCACTGGAGCGTGTTATGGACATGAAGAGGTTCCAG AAAATCAACCACTTTCCAGGCATGACAGAAATCTGTCGCAAAGATCTACTTGCCCGAAATCTCAACCGCATGCACAAGCTCTATCCTTCTGAGTACAATATCTTCCCCCGGACCTGGTGCCTCCCTGCAGA CTATGGGGACTTTCAGAACCACGGGCGTCAGCGGAAAACTCGTACTTATATCTGTAAGCCAGACAGTGGCTGCCAGGGACGTGGCATCTTCATCACCCGGAATCCTCGGGAGATCAAACCAGGAGAGCATATGATCTGTCAGCAGTACATATCCAAG CCCTTCCTCATTGATGGCTTCAAGTTTGATATGAGAATCTATGTCCTGATTACATCCTGTGACCCACTTCGTGTCTTCATGTATGAAGAAGGCTTAGCCCGCTTTGCCACTATGCCTTACATGGAACCCAGCATCAGCAATCTG GATGATGTCTGCATGCACCTGACCAACTACGCCATCAACAAACACAATGAAAATTTTGTCCGGGATGAAACTGTTGGCAGCAAGAG GAAGCTGTCAACACTCAATACCTGGCTGAGGGACCACAGCTACGAGCCAAGAGAACTGTGGGGGGACATCGAGGATATCATCATCAAGACCATAATCTCTGCTCATTCCGTCCTTCGACACAACTATCGAACCTGCTTTCCACAGTATTTGGGTAGTGGCACTTGTGCCTGCTTTGAGATCCTTGGCTTTGATATCTTACTGGACCACAAGCTGAAGCCCTGGCTGCTAGAG GTCAATCACTCTCCGAGCTTCACCACAGATTCATGCCTTGACCGGGAAGTGAAGGATGCACTTCTTGGTGATGCCATGAACCTTATCAACCTACGAGGCTGTGACAAGAAGAAGGTGCTAGAAGAGGACAAGCGTAGAGTTAAGGAGAGGCTTTTCCAGTGTCATCAGCAACCACGAGAATCCCG ACGAGAACAAATGGAGTCATCGAATGCAGCAATGCTGGACCAGGAAAAGTACGAGAACTCTCACCTCGGTGGCTACCGGCGTATTTACCCTGGGCCAGACACTGAGAAGTATGCACCCTTCTTCAAGCACAACGGCTCCCTTTTCCAGGAGACGGCTGCCTCTAAAGCACGGGAAGAATGTGCCAG GCAGCAACTGGAGGAGATCCGCCTGAAGCAGGAACAGCTTGAGGCCACAGGcaacaagagaaggaaagaaaataaggatgTCAACCAGGGCGAATCAGCGGGAGAAAAGAACAGGTCCAGGGTAGGGCCCAAGGGCCTGCCTACTCGTTTGAGCTATATAAGGTCCAGGAACCAAGAAAAGCAG CTCCCAGCAGTCCAGGTGGACACCATGCAGCCTCAAGAAATTGTGGAGGAGGAAGAGCTGGAGCGGATGAAGTCCCTTCTTCAAAGGGAGAACCTTATTCGTAGTCTGGGTATTGTAGATCAGCTTACCCGCATGCTGCACCCCACTCAGCGATCCCAGAATAAATTCCCTACAAATCGG GCTAGATTTCACCAAGATGGGCTTGGCAACCGAGAAGTGCAGTCTGTGAATCTCGTCCCTTTGTCCCTTCTAAGAGAAGGATCTGTCCCAGAACTGGGCCCTAACTTCATACAACCAGTCCGGACTCACACATTCATCCCCAACATCCTGGGTCCGCTGTCAAACATGAGAACAACCATCCCTCACCCCTCCCAGTGCCAGCTGCAGCCCAAGAACCTCAACTGGCTAGGTACCTCTTCTTCAGGCAGCGGCTCCTGCTCACTGACAATGAAGAAGTCAGGCAGACGTTATTTTTCCAGTGTTCGAGGCAAGCATGATAGCC AGAGCCAAGCAAACCGAAGGCTAGACGCCATGAACCGGGCATTGGCAGGATCAGTGCCGCCCTCCCTAACCCCAAGGCAGGGCTACCTTCTGCACCCCGAGAGAGATGCAAGTGACTCCTGGGCCGGCTGCAGCTTGCCCTCCATGACGGAATCCAGGCACAGGGCCACGACCCGCGAGCTGACGCTGTGCCCTGCCTCGGCACCCCTCCTGCGCCACTCCAACCCCTTGAGCCTCCTCAACATCGGCCACCACAG GTGA
- the LOC140510130 gene encoding tubulin polyglutamylase TTLL13-like isoform X4, which produces MATASAAAAAAALRACGGAAAAGVSVLEPTSMENAVCKTSESEEEYGEEEESEEESPRRGAAGASQQAGAEAGGNGAPSAAAKALQKTAAPSEPEDSDVGKKKRRRKRRLLTINLTNCKYESVRRAAQLCGLKEVGEDEEWTVYWTDCSVSLERVMDMKRFQKINHFPGMTEICRKDLLARNLNRMHKLYPSEYNIFPRTWCLPADYGDFQNHGRQRKTRTYICKPDSGCQGRGIFITRNPREIKPGEHMICQQYISKPFLIDGFKFDMRIYVLITSCDPLRVFMYEEGLARFATMPYMEPSISNLDDVCMHLTNYAINKHNENFVRDETVGSKRKLSTLNTWLRDHSYEPRELWGDIEDIIIKTIISAHSVLRHNYRTCFPQYLGSGTCACFEILGFDILLDHKLKPWLLEVNHSPSFTTDSCLDREVKDALLGDAMNLINLRGCDKKKVLEEDKRRVKERLFQCHQQPRESRREQMESSNAAMLDQEKYENSHLGGYRRIYPGPDTEKYAPFFKHNGSLFQETAASKAREECARQQLEEIRLKQEQLEATGNKRRKENKDVNQGESAGEKNRSRVGPKGLPTRLSYIRSRNQEKQLPAVQVDTMQPQEIVEEEELERMKSLLQRENLIRSLGIVDQLTRMLHPTQRSQNKFPTNRARFHQDGLGNREVQSVNLVPLSLLREGSVPELGPNFIQPVRTHTFIPNILGPLSNMRTTIPHPSQCQLQPKNLNWLGTSSSGSGSCSLTMKKSGRRYFSSVRGKHDSQSQANRRLDAMNRALAGSVPPSLTPRQGYLLHPERDASDSWAGCSLPSMTESRHRATTRELTLCPASAPLLRHSNPLSLLNIGHHRALKQQKKNTQFQKIRRQMEASGAPQRTLSRKAMEQIRYLHKEFSEDWSVPRLAEGFGVSTDVIRRVLKSKFVPTLKQEIKQDQKILSKARIIYHPQMQLVLQEQPPLPTSTGHLVSGSVPISGCEALPHVCHKGQNYSSALQEKENPWGWKTPRSQKVRDKVSQILGKEKHTALAAALGDHREKQSISSSARKQKRPGGSHPDGLPSKEEEELVNEPETEVKEFSSKVFQKGREFFDSNGNFLYRI; this is translated from the exons ATGGCGACAGCatcggcggcggcggcggcggcggcgctgCGAGCCTGTGGaggcgccgccgccgccggggtCTCGGTGCTAG AACCTACGAGCATGGAGAATGCTGTCTGCAAGACCAGCGAGTCGGAGGAGGAGTACGGCGAGGAGGAGGAGTCGGAGGAGGAGAGCCCCCGCAGGGGCGCGGCCGGCGCCTCGCAGCAGGCCGGCGCCGAGGCGGGGGGGAACGGGGCCCCGTCCGCCGCGGCCAAGGCGCTTCAGAAGACAGCGGCCCCCTCCGAGCCGGAGGACTCGGACGTGGGGAAGAAGAAGAGGCGGCGGAAACGGAG GCTCTTGACTATCAACCTGACCAATTGCAAGTATGAGAGCG TTCGACGAGCAGCTCAACTCTGTGGCCTGAAAGAGGTGGGGGAGGATGAGGAATGGACAGTGTACTGGACTGACTGTTCTGTCTCACTGGAGCGTGTTATGGACATGAAGAGGTTCCAG AAAATCAACCACTTTCCAGGCATGACAGAAATCTGTCGCAAAGATCTACTTGCCCGAAATCTCAACCGCATGCACAAGCTCTATCCTTCTGAGTACAATATCTTCCCCCGGACCTGGTGCCTCCCTGCAGA CTATGGGGACTTTCAGAACCACGGGCGTCAGCGGAAAACTCGTACTTATATCTGTAAGCCAGACAGTGGCTGCCAGGGACGTGGCATCTTCATCACCCGGAATCCTCGGGAGATCAAACCAGGAGAGCATATGATCTGTCAGCAGTACATATCCAAG CCCTTCCTCATTGATGGCTTCAAGTTTGATATGAGAATCTATGTCCTGATTACATCCTGTGACCCACTTCGTGTCTTCATGTATGAAGAAGGCTTAGCCCGCTTTGCCACTATGCCTTACATGGAACCCAGCATCAGCAATCTG GATGATGTCTGCATGCACCTGACCAACTACGCCATCAACAAACACAATGAAAATTTTGTCCGGGATGAAACTGTTGGCAGCAAGAG GAAGCTGTCAACACTCAATACCTGGCTGAGGGACCACAGCTACGAGCCAAGAGAACTGTGGGGGGACATCGAGGATATCATCATCAAGACCATAATCTCTGCTCATTCCGTCCTTCGACACAACTATCGAACCTGCTTTCCACAGTATTTGGGTAGTGGCACTTGTGCCTGCTTTGAGATCCTTGGCTTTGATATCTTACTGGACCACAAGCTGAAGCCCTGGCTGCTAGAG GTCAATCACTCTCCGAGCTTCACCACAGATTCATGCCTTGACCGGGAAGTGAAGGATGCACTTCTTGGTGATGCCATGAACCTTATCAACCTACGAGGCTGTGACAAGAAGAAGGTGCTAGAAGAGGACAAGCGTAGAGTTAAGGAGAGGCTTTTCCAGTGTCATCAGCAACCACGAGAATCCCG ACGAGAACAAATGGAGTCATCGAATGCAGCAATGCTGGACCAGGAAAAGTACGAGAACTCTCACCTCGGTGGCTACCGGCGTATTTACCCTGGGCCAGACACTGAGAAGTATGCACCCTTCTTCAAGCACAACGGCTCCCTTTTCCAGGAGACGGCTGCCTCTAAAGCACGGGAAGAATGTGCCAG GCAGCAACTGGAGGAGATCCGCCTGAAGCAGGAACAGCTTGAGGCCACAGGcaacaagagaaggaaagaaaataaggatgTCAACCAGGGCGAATCAGCGGGAGAAAAGAACAGGTCCAGGGTAGGGCCCAAGGGCCTGCCTACTCGTTTGAGCTATATAAGGTCCAGGAACCAAGAAAAGCAG CTCCCAGCAGTCCAGGTGGACACCATGCAGCCTCAAGAAATTGTGGAGGAGGAAGAGCTGGAGCGGATGAAGTCCCTTCTTCAAAGGGAGAACCTTATTCGTAGTCTGGGTATTGTAGATCAGCTTACCCGCATGCTGCACCCCACTCAGCGATCCCAGAATAAATTCCCTACAAATCGG GCTAGATTTCACCAAGATGGGCTTGGCAACCGAGAAGTGCAGTCTGTGAATCTCGTCCCTTTGTCCCTTCTAAGAGAAGGATCTGTCCCAGAACTGGGCCCTAACTTCATACAACCAGTCCGGACTCACACATTCATCCCCAACATCCTGGGTCCGCTGTCAAACATGAGAACAACCATCCCTCACCCCTCCCAGTGCCAGCTGCAGCCCAAGAACCTCAACTGGCTAGGTACCTCTTCTTCAGGCAGCGGCTCCTGCTCACTGACAATGAAGAAGTCAGGCAGACGTTATTTTTCCAGTGTTCGAGGCAAGCATGATAGCC AGAGCCAAGCAAACCGAAGGCTAGACGCCATGAACCGGGCATTGGCAGGATCAGTGCCGCCCTCCCTAACCCCAAGGCAGGGCTACCTTCTGCACCCCGAGAGAGATGCAAGTGACTCCTGGGCCGGCTGCAGCTTGCCCTCCATGACGGAATCCAGGCACAGGGCCACGACCCGCGAGCTGACGCTGTGCCCTGCCTCGGCACCCCTCCTGCGCCACTCCAACCCCTTGAGCCTCCTCAACATCGGCCACCACAG AGCTCtgaaacaacagaagaaaaacactCAATTCCAGAAAATCCGCAGACAGATGGAAGCCTCAGGTGCCCCCCAAAGGACCCTGAGTAGGAAAGCCATGGAACAGATCCG GTATTTACACAAGGAATTCTCTGAGGACTGGTCAGTGCCCAGATTAGCTGAAGGCTTTGGAGTCAGCACTGATGTGATCAGAAGGGTTTTAAAGAGTAAGTTTGTTCCCACACTGAAGCAGGAAATAAAGCAAGATCAGAAGATCCTCAGTAAAGCTAGGATCATCTACCATCCACAGATGCAACTGGTTTTACAGGAGCAGCCACCACTGCCAACCTCTACAGGTCACCTTGTCTCAGGATCAGTGCCAATATCAGGATGTGAGGCCCTGCCACACGTCTGTCATAAGGGCCAAAATTACAGTTCAGCTTTGCAGGAAAAAGAGAATCCTTGGGGTTGGAAAACTCCAAGAAGTCAGAAGGTTAGGGACAAAGTATCTCAGATATTAGGGAAGGAGAAGCATACGGCTCTAGCTGCAGCCTTGGGTGATCATAGAGAAAAGCAGAGCATATCATCTTCAGCCAGAAAGCAAAAGAGACCAGGAGGGTCTCACCCTGATGGACTGCCAagtaaggaggaggaagagctggTAAACGAACCAGAGACAGAGGTCAAGGAGTTTAGCAGCAAAGTATTTCAGAAAGGGAGGGAGTTCTTTGATAGCAATGGAAACTTTCTTTATAGGATTTGA
- the LOC140510130 gene encoding tubulin polyglutamylase TTLL13-like isoform X2, whose translation MENAVCKTSESEEEYGEEEESEEESPRRGAAGASQQAGAEAGGNGAPSAAAKALQKTAAPSEPEDSDVGKKKRRRKRRLLTINLTNCKYESVRRAAQLCGLKEVGEDEEWTVYWTDCSVSLERVMDMKRFQKINHFPGMTEICRKDLLARNLNRMHKLYPSEYNIFPRTWCLPADYGDFQNHGRQRKTRTYICKPDSGCQGRGIFITRNPREIKPGEHMICQQYISKPFLIDGFKFDMRIYVLITSCDPLRVFMYEEGLARFATMPYMEPSISNLDDVCMHLTNYAINKHNENFVRDETVGSKRKLSTLNTWLRDHSYEPRELWGDIEDIIIKTIISAHSVLRHNYRTCFPQYLGSGTCACFEILGFDILLDHKLKPWLLEVNHSPSFTTDSCLDREVKDALLGDAMNLINLRGCDKKKVLEEDKRRVKERLFQCHQQPRESRREQMESSNAAMLDQEKYENSHLGGYRRIYPGPDTEKYAPFFKHNGSLFQETAASKAREECARQQLEEIRLKQEQLEATGNKRRKENKDVNQGESAGEKNRSRVGPKGLPTRLSYIRSRNQEKQLPAVQVDTMQPQEIVEEEELERMKSLLQRENLIRSLGIVDQLTRMLHPTQRSQNKFPTNRARFHQDGLGNREVQSVNLVPLSLLREGSVPELGPNFIQPVRTHTFIPNILGPLSNMRTTIPHPSQCQLQPKNLNWLGTSSSGSGSCSLTMKKSGRRYFSSVRGKHDSQSQANRRLDAMNRALAGSVPPSLTPRQGYLLHPERDASDSWAGCSLPSMTESRHRATTRELTLCPASAPLLRHSNPLSLLNIGHHR comes from the exons ATGGAGAATGCTGTCTGCAAGACCAGCGAGTCGGAGGAGGAGTACGGCGAGGAGGAGGAGTCGGAGGAGGAGAGCCCCCGCAGGGGCGCGGCCGGCGCCTCGCAGCAGGCCGGCGCCGAGGCGGGGGGGAACGGGGCCCCGTCCGCCGCGGCCAAGGCGCTTCAGAAGACAGCGGCCCCCTCCGAGCCGGAGGACTCGGACGTGGGGAAGAAGAAGAGGCGGCGGAAACGGAG GCTCTTGACTATCAACCTGACCAATTGCAAGTATGAGAGCG TTCGACGAGCAGCTCAACTCTGTGGCCTGAAAGAGGTGGGGGAGGATGAGGAATGGACAGTGTACTGGACTGACTGTTCTGTCTCACTGGAGCGTGTTATGGACATGAAGAGGTTCCAG AAAATCAACCACTTTCCAGGCATGACAGAAATCTGTCGCAAAGATCTACTTGCCCGAAATCTCAACCGCATGCACAAGCTCTATCCTTCTGAGTACAATATCTTCCCCCGGACCTGGTGCCTCCCTGCAGA CTATGGGGACTTTCAGAACCACGGGCGTCAGCGGAAAACTCGTACTTATATCTGTAAGCCAGACAGTGGCTGCCAGGGACGTGGCATCTTCATCACCCGGAATCCTCGGGAGATCAAACCAGGAGAGCATATGATCTGTCAGCAGTACATATCCAAG CCCTTCCTCATTGATGGCTTCAAGTTTGATATGAGAATCTATGTCCTGATTACATCCTGTGACCCACTTCGTGTCTTCATGTATGAAGAAGGCTTAGCCCGCTTTGCCACTATGCCTTACATGGAACCCAGCATCAGCAATCTG GATGATGTCTGCATGCACCTGACCAACTACGCCATCAACAAACACAATGAAAATTTTGTCCGGGATGAAACTGTTGGCAGCAAGAG GAAGCTGTCAACACTCAATACCTGGCTGAGGGACCACAGCTACGAGCCAAGAGAACTGTGGGGGGACATCGAGGATATCATCATCAAGACCATAATCTCTGCTCATTCCGTCCTTCGACACAACTATCGAACCTGCTTTCCACAGTATTTGGGTAGTGGCACTTGTGCCTGCTTTGAGATCCTTGGCTTTGATATCTTACTGGACCACAAGCTGAAGCCCTGGCTGCTAGAG GTCAATCACTCTCCGAGCTTCACCACAGATTCATGCCTTGACCGGGAAGTGAAGGATGCACTTCTTGGTGATGCCATGAACCTTATCAACCTACGAGGCTGTGACAAGAAGAAGGTGCTAGAAGAGGACAAGCGTAGAGTTAAGGAGAGGCTTTTCCAGTGTCATCAGCAACCACGAGAATCCCG ACGAGAACAAATGGAGTCATCGAATGCAGCAATGCTGGACCAGGAAAAGTACGAGAACTCTCACCTCGGTGGCTACCGGCGTATTTACCCTGGGCCAGACACTGAGAAGTATGCACCCTTCTTCAAGCACAACGGCTCCCTTTTCCAGGAGACGGCTGCCTCTAAAGCACGGGAAGAATGTGCCAG GCAGCAACTGGAGGAGATCCGCCTGAAGCAGGAACAGCTTGAGGCCACAGGcaacaagagaaggaaagaaaataaggatgTCAACCAGGGCGAATCAGCGGGAGAAAAGAACAGGTCCAGGGTAGGGCCCAAGGGCCTGCCTACTCGTTTGAGCTATATAAGGTCCAGGAACCAAGAAAAGCAG CTCCCAGCAGTCCAGGTGGACACCATGCAGCCTCAAGAAATTGTGGAGGAGGAAGAGCTGGAGCGGATGAAGTCCCTTCTTCAAAGGGAGAACCTTATTCGTAGTCTGGGTATTGTAGATCAGCTTACCCGCATGCTGCACCCCACTCAGCGATCCCAGAATAAATTCCCTACAAATCGG GCTAGATTTCACCAAGATGGGCTTGGCAACCGAGAAGTGCAGTCTGTGAATCTCGTCCCTTTGTCCCTTCTAAGAGAAGGATCTGTCCCAGAACTGGGCCCTAACTTCATACAACCAGTCCGGACTCACACATTCATCCCCAACATCCTGGGTCCGCTGTCAAACATGAGAACAACCATCCCTCACCCCTCCCAGTGCCAGCTGCAGCCCAAGAACCTCAACTGGCTAGGTACCTCTTCTTCAGGCAGCGGCTCCTGCTCACTGACAATGAAGAAGTCAGGCAGACGTTATTTTTCCAGTGTTCGAGGCAAGCATGATAGCC AGAGCCAAGCAAACCGAAGGCTAGACGCCATGAACCGGGCATTGGCAGGATCAGTGCCGCCCTCCCTAACCCCAAGGCAGGGCTACCTTCTGCACCCCGAGAGAGATGCAAGTGACTCCTGGGCCGGCTGCAGCTTGCCCTCCATGACGGAATCCAGGCACAGGGCCACGACCCGCGAGCTGACGCTGTGCCCTGCCTCGGCACCCCTCCTGCGCCACTCCAACCCCTTGAGCCTCCTCAACATCGGCCACCACAG GTGA